A stretch of Anaeromyxobacter dehalogenans 2CP-1 DNA encodes these proteins:
- a CDS encoding CheR family methyltransferase, which translates to MKPIASEHLLELAALLKERVGLHVRREGHSALRIAVAARLEGLAAVADSGAYLALLRSGAGDEELRRLLPLVTVGKTSFFRDERQFRALDAILPGLLERARSGGRRVAIWSAGCATGEEPYSIAMAAADAGAGPDDVEILATDVNPEAVAFAARGAYDPRRVREIPAHYLGRHFDRDGDAFHVRSGLRRYLRAIRPHNLVSSAFPRPAEGGWDVVFCRNVIIYFDTPTTQAVLAQFHEALAPGGYLFLGYSESLFRLFDGFELTEVSGAFLYRRPEAPTRAGPSAPLAPPSRPHLVQMPAAPPPVRHLSLVPPPAARPSAPAPDPEPLPLAPQEYLDAAVALFADGRFGAARELLERLLEKGGDDLAARLTLANLYGVLRQPDRARASYQAALALEPLSAEAHLFYGIHLLSGGDAEEAALELARALFLDPDLALGHYYLGRCREAQRDVVRARLAYRNALEAYRRRPDGRAQAFLGYYPDIPEDGSAFARAAEYALAAL; encoded by the coding sequence GTGAAGCCGATCGCGTCCGAGCACCTGCTGGAGCTGGCCGCGCTGCTCAAGGAGCGGGTCGGGCTCCACGTGCGCCGCGAGGGCCACTCCGCGCTGCGCATCGCGGTGGCGGCGCGCCTCGAGGGCCTGGCCGCGGTCGCGGACTCCGGCGCGTACCTGGCGCTGCTCCGCTCCGGCGCCGGCGACGAGGAGCTGCGGCGCCTGCTCCCGCTCGTCACGGTGGGCAAGACCAGCTTCTTCCGCGACGAGCGGCAGTTCCGGGCGCTCGACGCGATCCTGCCGGGTCTGCTCGAGCGCGCGCGCTCCGGCGGGCGGCGCGTGGCCATCTGGTCGGCCGGCTGCGCCACCGGCGAGGAGCCGTACTCGATCGCCATGGCCGCCGCCGACGCCGGGGCGGGCCCGGACGACGTCGAGATCCTCGCCACCGACGTGAACCCCGAGGCGGTCGCGTTCGCCGCGCGCGGCGCCTACGACCCGCGGCGCGTGCGCGAGATCCCCGCGCACTACCTCGGCCGGCACTTCGATCGCGACGGCGACGCGTTCCACGTGCGCTCCGGCCTCCGGCGGTACCTGCGCGCCATCCGCCCGCACAACCTGGTGTCGTCCGCGTTCCCGCGCCCGGCCGAGGGCGGCTGGGACGTCGTGTTCTGCCGGAACGTCATCATCTACTTCGACACGCCCACCACGCAGGCGGTGCTGGCGCAGTTCCACGAGGCGCTCGCGCCGGGCGGGTACCTGTTCCTCGGCTACTCGGAGTCGCTGTTCCGGCTGTTCGACGGCTTCGAGCTCACCGAGGTCTCCGGCGCGTTCCTGTACCGCCGCCCCGAGGCGCCCACCCGCGCCGGCCCGTCCGCCCCGCTCGCGCCGCCGTCCCGCCCGCACCTGGTGCAGATGCCGGCGGCGCCGCCGCCAGTGCGCCACCTCTCGCTGGTGCCGCCGCCCGCCGCGCGTCCCTCCGCGCCCGCGCCGGACCCCGAGCCGCTGCCCCTCGCGCCGCAGGAGTACCTCGACGCCGCGGTGGCGCTGTTCGCCGACGGCCGCTTCGGCGCCGCGCGCGAGCTGCTGGAGCGGCTGCTGGAGAAGGGCGGCGACGACCTGGCCGCGCGGCTCACGCTCGCGAACCTGTACGGCGTGCTGCGCCAGCCCGACCGCGCCCGCGCCAGCTACCAGGCCGCGCTGGCGCTCGAGCCGCTCAGCGCCGAGGCGCACCTGTTCTACGGCATCCACCTGCTCTCGGGCGGCGACGCCGAGGAGGCCGCGCTGGAGCTCGCGCGCGCGCTGTTCCTCGACCCCGATCTCGCGCTCGGCCACTACTACCTGGGCCGCTGCCGCGAGGCACAGCGCGACGTGGTCCGCGCCCGGCTGGCGTACCGCAACGCGCTGGAGGCGTACCGCCGCCGGCCGGACGGACGGGCGCAGGCGTTCCTGGGGTACTATCCGGACATCCCCGAGGACGGCAGCGCGTTTGCGCGCGCGGCCGAGTACGCGCTCGCCGCCTTGTAG